A window of Streptomyces sp. DG1A-41 contains these coding sequences:
- a CDS encoding thiolase family protein, whose translation MRDAVIVEAVRTPIGKGKPNGALAHVHPVELLAHTLRTLVERSGVDPALIDDVIGGTVDQVGEQAMNTTRYAALSAGFPESVPATTVDRQCGSSQQAVHFAAQGVLSGAYDVVAACGVESMSRVPMWSNVPEGKDPFGPGIAERYPEGLVPQGISAELIAAKWSIGRERMDDFAVSSHRKAAAAWESGLFDAEVAPLEGVARDECVRPGSTTEVLAGLKPAYHDPGFAERFPQIEWNVTAGNASPVNDGASAVLITSSETAARLGLRPLARLHSFAVTGSDPLLMLTGVVPATEKVLRRASLTLDDIDLFEVNEAFAAVVLAWQQETGADLARVNVHGGAIALGHPLGASGTRLTTTLVHAMRERGARYALQTMCEAGGLANAMVLERV comes from the coding sequence ATGCGTGACGCAGTCATCGTCGAAGCCGTACGCACCCCGATCGGCAAGGGCAAGCCGAACGGCGCCCTCGCGCACGTCCACCCGGTGGAGCTCCTCGCCCACACCCTGCGCACTCTCGTCGAACGCTCCGGCGTCGATCCGGCGCTGATCGACGACGTCATCGGCGGCACCGTCGACCAGGTCGGCGAGCAGGCCATGAACACCACCCGCTACGCCGCCCTGTCCGCGGGCTTCCCGGAGTCGGTGCCCGCGACCACCGTGGACCGCCAGTGCGGCTCCTCCCAGCAGGCCGTGCACTTCGCGGCGCAGGGCGTCCTCTCGGGCGCGTACGACGTCGTCGCGGCCTGCGGGGTCGAGTCGATGAGCCGGGTGCCGATGTGGTCGAACGTGCCGGAGGGCAAGGACCCCTTCGGACCCGGGATCGCCGAGCGCTACCCCGAGGGGCTCGTCCCGCAGGGCATCAGCGCCGAGCTCATCGCCGCCAAGTGGTCGATCGGCCGCGAGCGGATGGACGACTTCGCCGTCTCGTCGCACCGGAAGGCCGCCGCGGCCTGGGAAAGCGGGCTCTTCGACGCCGAGGTCGCGCCCCTGGAAGGCGTCGCGCGCGACGAATGCGTACGGCCCGGCAGCACCACCGAGGTCCTCGCCGGCCTCAAGCCCGCCTACCACGACCCCGGCTTCGCCGAACGCTTCCCGCAGATCGAGTGGAACGTCACGGCGGGAAACGCCAGCCCCGTCAACGACGGCGCCTCGGCGGTGCTCATCACCTCCAGCGAGACGGCGGCCCGTCTCGGCCTGCGCCCGCTCGCCCGGCTGCACAGCTTCGCCGTCACCGGCTCCGACCCGCTGCTGATGCTCACGGGCGTCGTCCCGGCGACCGAGAAGGTGCTGCGCAGGGCGTCGCTGACCCTCGACGACATCGACCTGTTCGAAGTCAACGAGGCGTTCGCGGCCGTCGTACTGGCCTGGCAGCAGGAGACCGGTGCCGACCTCGCCCGGGTCAACGTGCACGGCGGCGCCATCGCGCTCGGCCATCCGCTCGGCGCCAGCGGCACCCGGCTGACGACGACGCTGGTGCACGCGATGCGGGAACGGGGCGCCCGGTACGCGCTCCAGACCATGTGCGAGGCGGGCGGGCTCGCCAACGCCATGGTGCTGGAACGGGTGTGA
- a CDS encoding glycoside hydrolase family 3 C-terminal domain-containing protein — MGLAPASPAGAYGPVPGGSGFRLTGRVGRGGSGGCPDPGCHPRGRPGLFAGSGSRCPRLGCHPQGRSGLSPGGAFRCHRPGRPGPLPGLPPEGLRRHPRGRPSCHPVGWPASRPPASGSPGPSVASGDGVSRSGAWEERLIEAVTAANPRTTVVLNTSSATAMPWPERTGAVLQMHYPGPKGAATAAVLFGDRVPPHPELPGRRRSPPRRRGPPPLPGRRRHRTQRASTSATAGTTPRTYGRCSPSATDCRTRPSPTRTRTRAGRPTATTSPSRSATPARATAWTCRRCRRDPPRTSRSTSRSACWPGTGGSPGGPGSSGGSPCASSRGRCLLGPEDPRLGARHRIAPPVVRGVVTGSAAAAADERTGGRLTRRVPHSG, encoded by the coding sequence GTGGGCTTGGCTCCGGCGTCTCCAGCGGGGGCATACGGACCTGTTCCGGGCGGGTCGGGTTTCCGGCTCACAGGCCGGGTCGGCCGGGGCGGTTCCGGAGGCTGTCCCGACCCCGGGTGTCACCCGCGTGGGCGGCCCGGCTTGTTCGCGGGGTCGGGTTCCCGCTGTCCCCGCCTCGGGTGCCACCCGCAGGGGCGGTCCGGCCTGTCCCCCGGTGGGGCTTTCCGGTGTCACCGGCCCGGTCGGCCGGGCCCGCTCCCGGGGCTGCCCCCCGAGGGGCTCCGGCGTCACCCCCGAGGTCGCCCGTCGTGTCACCCGGTCGGGTGGCCCGCCTCCCGGCCCCCGGCGAGTGGTTCCCCGGGGCCGTCGGTGGCGTCCGGAGATGGTGTCAGCCGTTCTGGCGCATGGGAGGAGCGGCTGATCGAGGCCGTGACGGCGGCCAACCCGCGCACCACCGTCGTCCTCAACACCTCGTCCGCCACGGCGATGCCGTGGCCGGAGCGCACCGGCGCGGTGCTCCAGATGCACTACCCGGGCCCAAAGGGCGCCGCCACCGCCGCCGTCCTGTTCGGCGACCGGGTGCCGCCTCACCCAGAGCTTCCCGGCCGGCGACGATCACCACCCCGTCGCCGGGGACCCCCGCCGCTACCCGGGCGTCGGCGGCACCGAACACAAAGGGCCTCCACGTCGGCCACCGCTGGTACGACGCCGAGAACGTACGGCCGCTGTTCCCCTTCGGCCACGGACTGTCGTACACGTCCTTCGCCTACGCGGACCCGGACGCGCGCTGGACGGCCGACGGCCACGACGTCGCCTTCACGGTCCGCAACACCGGCCCGCGCGACAGCGTGGACGTGCCGCAGGTGTAGGCGGGACCCTCCCCGGACCTCCCGCTCGACCAGCCGGTCCGCGTGCTGGCCGGGTACCGGCGGCTCACCCGGCGGGCCGGGGAGCAGCGGCGGGTCACCGTGCGCCTCGAGCCGCGGACGCTGTCTCCTGGGACCCGAAGACCCGCGACTGGGTGCTCGGCACCGGATCGCGCCCCCTGTGGTTCGGGGCGTCGTCACGGGATCTGCGGCTGCGGCTGCGGACGAGCGTACCGGTGGGCGGCTGACGCGGCGCGTCCCGCACAGCGGGTGA
- a CDS encoding MFS transporter, whose translation MTSPTTPTATARSPRRPDWAGRNYSLLTAAAVVTNLGSQGALVAAAFAVLETGGDGGDVGLVAAARTLPLVLFLLIGGAVADRLPRHRVMVAANALNCLSQAAFAALVLTGDPRLWQMMLLAALGGTGQAFFGPAAEGMLMSSVSGEQAGRAFAVFRMAMQGAALGGAAVGGAMVAAIGPGWVLAADAAAFAVAGALRAFLDVGHIPPRAPGGGLLADLREGWREFSGRAWLWAVVVQFSIANAVVAAADAVYGPLVARDHLGGAGPWGLALGAFGAGTVAGAVLMTRWKPRRLLLAGTLCVFPLALPSAALAVPVPIGVLYVVMFVAGATIEVFGVSWMTALHQEIPEDKLSRVSAYDWFGSVALVPLATAAAGPAEEAFGRTAALWGCAGLVVLVTAAALCVPDVRNLRLRTTPVARGGTEHASADTERPVGGLG comes from the coding sequence GTGACGTCCCCCACCACTCCCACCGCCACCGCCCGAAGCCCCCGTCGGCCCGACTGGGCGGGGCGCAACTACTCCCTGCTGACCGCCGCCGCGGTCGTCACCAACCTGGGCAGCCAGGGCGCCCTGGTCGCCGCGGCGTTCGCCGTCCTCGAAACGGGCGGCGACGGCGGTGACGTCGGCTTGGTCGCGGCGGCGCGGACGCTCCCCCTGGTGCTGTTCCTGCTGATCGGCGGCGCCGTCGCGGACCGGTTGCCCCGTCACCGCGTGATGGTGGCGGCCAACGCCCTGAACTGCCTCTCCCAGGCCGCCTTCGCCGCCCTCGTGCTGACCGGGGACCCCCGGCTGTGGCAGATGATGCTGCTCGCCGCCCTCGGCGGCACCGGCCAGGCCTTCTTCGGCCCGGCCGCCGAGGGCATGCTGATGTCCTCGGTCTCGGGCGAGCAGGCGGGCCGCGCGTTCGCGGTGTTCCGGATGGCGATGCAGGGCGCGGCCCTGGGCGGTGCCGCGGTCGGCGGTGCCATGGTCGCCGCGATCGGGCCCGGCTGGGTGCTCGCGGCGGACGCGGCGGCCTTCGCCGTCGCCGGTGCGCTGCGGGCCTTCCTCGACGTCGGCCACATCCCACCGCGCGCACCGGGTGGCGGTCTGCTCGCCGATCTGCGGGAGGGCTGGCGGGAGTTCTCCGGCCGGGCCTGGCTGTGGGCCGTCGTCGTCCAGTTCTCGATCGCCAACGCGGTCGTCGCCGCCGCCGACGCCGTGTACGGCCCGCTCGTCGCCCGCGACCACCTCGGCGGCGCGGGCCCCTGGGGCCTCGCCCTGGGCGCGTTCGGGGCGGGCACCGTCGCCGGGGCCGTGCTGATGACCCGCTGGAAACCCCGCCGCCTGCTCCTCGCCGGCACCCTCTGCGTGTTCCCCCTGGCCCTGCCCTCGGCCGCACTCGCCGTCCCGGTGCCGATCGGCGTCCTGTACGTGGTGATGTTCGTCGCCGGCGCCACGATCGAGGTGTTCGGCGTGTCCTGGATGACGGCCCTGCACCAGGAGATCCCGGAGGACAAGCTCTCCCGCGTCTCGGCGTACGACTGGTTCGGCTCGGTGGCGCTGGTACCGCTCGCCACGGCCGCGGCGGGTCCCGCCGAGGAGGCGTTCGGCCGTACGGCCGCGCTGTGGGGCTGCGCCGGCCTGGTGGTCCTGGTCACGGCGGCCGCGCTGTGCGTACCGGACGTGCGCAACCTGCGGCTCCGGACCACACCGGTGGCCCGGGGCGGCACGGAGCACGCGTCAGCCGATACCGAACGACCCGTCGGGGGGCTCGGGTGA
- a CDS encoding TVP38/TMEM64 family protein: MLDATTRSGGTATASPRASTAELAVAVPSAPTASPVPSTGFAARCTRVLLSPWSRLSLLVALLAAGACGVLLFEPQRLLTQGWPPQLGGAMAAVVFAVAYGVCTVAFVPRPLLNLAAGALFGSQLGIGVALAGTVLGAGIAFCLGRALGQDALRPLLRGRWLKAADGQLSRHGFRSMLAVRLFPGVPFWAANYCASVSRMGLLPFLLATGLGSIPNTAAYVVAGARASAPTSPAFLIALACIALPALAGVVVAWRKRHRLRRL; the protein is encoded by the coding sequence ATGCTCGATGCCACCACCCGCTCTGGGGGCACCGCCACGGCCTCTCCCCGGGCCAGCACCGCGGAGCTCGCCGTCGCCGTCCCCTCGGCACCGACCGCCTCGCCCGTCCCGTCCACCGGTTTCGCCGCTCGCTGCACGAGAGTTCTGCTCTCCCCGTGGTCGAGGCTGTCCCTGCTCGTCGCGCTGCTCGCCGCCGGTGCGTGCGGCGTGCTGCTGTTCGAGCCGCAGCGGCTGCTGACGCAGGGGTGGCCACCGCAGCTCGGCGGAGCCATGGCGGCGGTGGTGTTCGCGGTGGCGTACGGCGTGTGCACGGTGGCGTTCGTGCCGAGGCCGCTGCTGAACCTCGCGGCGGGGGCGCTGTTCGGTTCGCAGCTGGGCATCGGCGTGGCGCTGGCGGGCACGGTGCTCGGTGCCGGGATCGCCTTCTGCCTGGGCCGGGCGCTGGGGCAGGACGCCCTGCGGCCGCTGCTGCGCGGGCGCTGGCTGAAGGCCGCGGACGGCCAGCTCAGCCGGCACGGCTTCCGCTCGATGCTGGCGGTGCGGCTGTTCCCCGGTGTGCCGTTCTGGGCCGCGAACTACTGTGCCTCGGTCTCCCGCATGGGCCTGCTGCCGTTCCTGCTGGCGACGGGCCTCGGCTCGATCCCGAACACCGCCGCGTACGTCGTCGCCGGCGCCCGCGCCTCCGCCCCGACGTCCCCCGCCTTCCTGATCGCCCTGGCCTGCATCGCCCTGCCCGCGCTGGCGGGCGTGGTGGTTGCCTGGCGCAAGCGGCACCGCCTGCGCCGGCTCTGA
- a CDS encoding fused MFS/spermidine synthase, whose protein sequence is MNEPIPVTRDVDHGTAKLMPDIDRERAWLLTVDGAPQSYVDLDEPTHLEFEYARRLGHVLDVVAEPLRALEVVHLGGGALTLPRYVAVTRPGSRQDVVEADRGLLELVAGHLPLPEGARVALHAADARRWLEKAVGGSADVIVADVFGGSRVPAHLTSVAYVREAARVLRGSGIYLANLADAAPFAFLRSQLATLATAFEDLVLIAEPGVLRGRRFGNAVLVAGHEPVDVAALSRLMAADAFPARVEHGAALREFIGDARPVRDEDAVPSPEPPDGSFGIG, encoded by the coding sequence GTGAACGAGCCCATCCCCGTGACCCGCGACGTCGATCACGGAACCGCCAAGCTGATGCCCGACATCGACCGGGAACGGGCCTGGCTGCTGACCGTCGACGGGGCGCCGCAGTCGTATGTCGATCTGGATGAGCCGACGCATCTGGAGTTCGAGTACGCGCGGCGGCTCGGGCATGTGCTGGACGTGGTCGCGGAGCCGTTGCGTGCGCTGGAGGTGGTGCATCTCGGTGGAGGCGCGCTCACGCTGCCGCGGTACGTGGCCGTGACCCGGCCGGGGTCCCGGCAGGACGTCGTCGAGGCCGATCGGGGGCTGCTGGAGCTGGTGGCCGGGCATCTGCCGTTGCCGGAGGGGGCCCGGGTGGCGCTGCACGCGGCGGACGCCCGGAGGTGGCTGGAGAAAGCCGTCGGGGGCTCGGCCGACGTGATCGTCGCCGATGTGTTCGGCGGCTCGCGGGTTCCGGCGCATCTCACGTCCGTCGCCTATGTGCGGGAGGCCGCACGGGTCCTGCGGGGGAGTGGGATCTACCTCGCCAATCTCGCCGATGCGGCGCCCTTCGCCTTCCTGCGGTCCCAACTCGCCACCCTGGCCACCGCGTTCGAGGACCTCGTGCTGATCGCCGAGCCGGGGGTGCTGCGAGGGCGGCGGTTCGGGAACGCGGTGCTGGTTGCCGGGCACGAGCCCGTCGACGTCGCCGCCCTGTCGCGGCTCATGGCCGCCGACGCCTTTCCGGCCCGGGTCGAACACGGCGCCGCTCTGCGGGAGTTCATCGGAGACGCGCGGCCGGTGCGGGACGAGGACGCCGTGCCGTCACCCGAGCCCCCCGACGGGTCGTTCGGTATCGGCTGA
- a CDS encoding helix-turn-helix domain-containing protein, translating to MAASKDPRPCSIADTLALVGEKHSLLVLREVCLGNGRFDQLVRNIGAPRDILATRLRRLVDAGILVKQPYSERPRRFEYRPTRAGLELEPVLMTLMAWGDRHLRTDGDRPMVVEHSCGRELTPVVTCRACGDEVRHEDLTARPQAPGWTVTGPTAA from the coding sequence ATGGCCGCCAGCAAAGACCCGCGCCCCTGCTCCATCGCCGACACCCTGGCCCTCGTCGGCGAGAAGCACTCCCTGCTCGTGCTGCGGGAGGTGTGCCTCGGCAACGGCCGGTTCGACCAGTTGGTGCGGAACATCGGCGCACCGCGCGACATCCTCGCCACGCGGCTGCGCCGGCTCGTCGACGCCGGGATCCTGGTCAAGCAGCCCTACAGCGAGCGCCCGCGGCGCTTCGAGTACCGGCCCACCCGGGCCGGGCTGGAACTGGAGCCGGTGCTGATGACCCTCATGGCCTGGGGCGACCGCCACCTGCGGACGGACGGCGACCGCCCGATGGTCGTGGAGCACTCCTGCGGGCGGGAGCTCACCCCGGTCGTCACCTGCCGGGCCTGCGGCGACGAGGTGCGCCACGAGGACCTCACGGCCCGTCCCCAGGCGCCCGGCTGGACGGTGACCGGACCGACGGCGGCCTGA
- a CDS encoding DUF4442 domain-containing protein: MSADQMSIGEMLAATVPMARTLNLEFLETTPERAVVSLPDQGEYHNHVGGPHAGAMFTLGESASGAIVLAAFGEQLSRAVPLAVSAEISYKKLAMGAVTATATLGRPAAEVVAELDAGERPEFPVAIAIQRADGAVTGEMTVVWTLRPNG; encoded by the coding sequence ATGAGCGCAGACCAGATGTCCATCGGCGAGATGCTCGCCGCCACGGTGCCCATGGCCCGGACCCTCAACCTCGAGTTTCTCGAGACGACGCCGGAGCGGGCGGTGGTGTCCCTGCCGGACCAGGGCGAGTACCACAACCACGTGGGCGGGCCGCACGCCGGGGCGATGTTCACGCTCGGCGAGTCCGCGAGCGGGGCGATCGTGCTGGCCGCGTTCGGGGAGCAGCTCTCGCGCGCCGTGCCGCTCGCCGTCAGCGCCGAGATCTCCTACAAGAAGCTGGCGATGGGGGCGGTCACCGCGACCGCGACCCTCGGTCGTCCGGCCGCCGAGGTCGTCGCGGAACTGGACGCCGGTGAGCGCCCCGAGTTCCCGGTGGCGATCGCCATCCAGCGGGCCGACGGTGCCGTGACCGGCGAGATGACCGTCGTGTGGACGCTGCGTCCCAACGGCTGA
- a CDS encoding RICIN domain-containing protein has protein sequence MQSPYPPRPPYAPRPGTGPADSDRNLLARVGDPHEGPRAAALLLARHWRAAYEYAVICLASPQDSASMAAAAAFRRELARPGGGALRPRLLAAVRDTVGEWAADDGISGVLPELRKTVGARGLRAARSTTPERRRLAERAFLALPGASQCLLWHTEVEAEPISVPAGLLGVDVRTASNALGQAREQFRAGCVRAHRELAPTQECRFYNRLLDVPMRRGGALLPDVQRHLMVCRYCRHAAEQLSHFEGGLEDLLVETVLGWGARRYLESRPGRDGGRGALPAGPAGGRHRLRARPLPAGGRLGPSRRHTKALAAAVGVTSLVLLATLLAARGWTEEGGTVAPQATWGAVSGHSVDPESAGTSSAGLPSAASAGHPAEVARGRLRNLDAGLCLDVRGGRARADARAVLASCSAASLQWSYQDDGMLRSAADPTLCLGSDTAEGSVVLAGCLGHAGVVRYDLTVRGELLPRGAKGLAVAHGKGRNVIVAGRDGSEAQRWALEPEVAAGGGAGEPGKRRGQDAPRKSGQKESRWEKEPYDDAPPGHRPEPPRSKSGELPQGQYQTRFAQADCCDTGEPGRGDTGAPGTDVLGPAPHTDALVSAPATVTRAVTTAVHSAALR, from the coding sequence GTGCAATCCCCCTACCCCCCACGCCCGCCGTACGCGCCACGCCCCGGAACGGGGCCCGCGGATTCCGATCGCAATCTCCTCGCCCGGGTCGGCGATCCCCATGAAGGCCCGCGCGCCGCCGCGCTGTTGCTGGCCCGGCACTGGCGCGCGGCGTACGAATACGCCGTGATCTGCCTGGCCTCCCCGCAGGATTCGGCGTCGATGGCGGCCGCCGCCGCGTTCCGCAGGGAACTCGCCCGGCCGGGCGGCGGCGCCCTGCGCCCGCGGCTGCTGGCGGCCGTACGGGACACGGTCGGGGAGTGGGCCGCCGACGACGGCATTTCGGGAGTGCTGCCGGAACTCCGCAAAACCGTCGGCGCCCGCGGTCTGCGTGCCGCGCGGTCCACGACACCGGAAAGGCGGCGGCTGGCCGAGCGCGCATTCCTGGCCCTTCCGGGGGCTTCCCAATGCCTGCTCTGGCACACGGAGGTCGAGGCCGAGCCCATATCCGTACCGGCCGGTCTCCTGGGAGTGGACGTCCGTACCGCGTCGAACGCGCTGGGGCAGGCGCGCGAGCAATTCCGGGCGGGCTGCGTCCGGGCCCACCGGGAACTCGCGCCGACGCAGGAATGCCGCTTCTACAACCGTCTGCTGGATGTTCCGATGCGCCGCGGCGGAGCCCTGCTGCCGGATGTGCAACGGCATCTGATGGTCTGCCGCTACTGCCGGCACGCCGCCGAACAACTCAGCCATTTCGAGGGCGGGTTGGAGGACCTGCTCGTCGAGACCGTGCTCGGCTGGGGTGCCCGCCGCTACCTCGAATCACGGCCGGGCCGCGACGGGGGCCGGGGCGCCCTGCCGGCGGGCCCCGCCGGTGGCCGCCACCGGCTCCGGGCCCGCCCCCTGCCGGCGGGCGGCCGGCTCGGGCCGTCGAGGAGACACACGAAGGCGCTGGCCGCCGCGGTCGGGGTGACCTCCCTCGTGCTGCTCGCGACGCTGCTGGCCGCCAGGGGCTGGACGGAGGAGGGCGGCACGGTCGCTCCCCAGGCCACCTGGGGAGCGGTCAGCGGCCACTCCGTCGACCCGGAATCCGCCGGAACCTCCTCGGCCGGCCTCCCGTCGGCCGCGTCCGCCGGGCACCCCGCCGAAGTGGCCCGCGGACGGCTGCGCAACCTCGACGCCGGCCTGTGCCTCGACGTCCGGGGCGGCCGGGCCCGGGCCGACGCCCGCGCCGTGCTGGCCTCCTGCTCCGCCGCGTCCCTCCAGTGGTCGTACCAGGACGACGGCATGCTGCGCAGCGCCGCCGACCCCACTCTCTGCCTCGGCTCCGACACCGCCGAGGGCTCGGTCGTCCTGGCCGGCTGCCTCGGGCACGCCGGAGTGGTGCGCTACGACCTCACCGTGCGCGGCGAACTCCTGCCGCGTGGCGCCAAGGGGCTGGCCGTCGCCCATGGCAAGGGCCGGAACGTGATCGTCGCCGGGCGCGACGGATCCGAGGCGCAGCGATGGGCGCTGGAACCGGAGGTCGCTGCCGGGGGCGGCGCGGGGGAGCCGGGGAAGCGGCGGGGGCAGGACGCGCCTCGGAAGAGCGGTCAGAAGGAGAGCCGCTGGGAGAAGGAGCCGTACGACGACGCCCCGCCCGGGCATCGGCCGGAGCCCCCGCGGAGCAAGTCCGGGGAACTGCCGCAGGGGCAGTACCAAACGCGGTTCGCCCAGGCGGACTGCTGCGACACGGGCGAACCGGGACGGGGCGACACCGGCGCGCCCGGCACCGACGTACTCGGTCCGGCGCCCCACACCGACGCCCTCGTTTCGGCGCCGGCCACCGTGACCAGGGCCGTGACGACGGCGGTTCACTCCGCCGCGCTGCGGTAG
- the tuf gene encoding elongation factor Tu, translating to MSKTAYVRTKPHLNIGTMGHVDHGKTTLTAAITKVLAERGTGTFVPFDRIDRAPEEAARGITINIAHVEYETDTRHYAHVDMPGHADYVKNMVTGAAQLDGAILVVSALDGIMPQTAEHVLLARQVGVDHIVVALNKSDAGDEELTDLVELEVRDLLTAHGYGGDSVPVVRVSGLKALEGDPRWTASIEALLDAVDTYVPMPERYLDAPFLLSVENVLTITGRGTVVTGAVERGTVRVGDKAEVLGAGVETVVTGLETFGKPMEEAQAGDNVALLLRGVPRDAVRRGHVVAAPGSVVPSRRFAARVYVLSAREGGRTTPVLTGYRPQFYIRTADVVGDVDLGEAAVARPGDTVVMTVELGREVPLEPGLGFAIREGGRTVGAGTVTVVG from the coding sequence ATGTCCAAGACGGCCTACGTCCGCACGAAACCGCACCTCAACATCGGCACGATGGGTCATGTCGACCACGGAAAGACCACCCTGACCGCCGCCATCACCAAGGTCCTCGCCGAACGCGGCACCGGCACGTTCGTGCCTTTCGACCGGATCGACCGGGCGCCCGAGGAGGCGGCGCGCGGCATCACCATCAACATCGCGCACGTCGAGTACGAGACCGACACCCGGCACTACGCGCACGTCGACATGCCCGGCCACGCCGACTACGTCAAGAACATGGTCACCGGCGCCGCGCAGCTCGACGGGGCGATCCTCGTGGTCTCCGCGCTGGACGGGATCATGCCGCAGACCGCCGAGCACGTGCTGCTCGCCCGGCAGGTGGGCGTCGACCACATCGTGGTCGCCCTCAACAAGTCCGACGCGGGTGACGAGGAGCTGACCGACCTGGTCGAGCTGGAGGTGCGCGACCTGCTCACCGCGCACGGCTACGGCGGTGACTCCGTACCCGTCGTACGCGTCTCGGGACTGAAGGCGCTGGAGGGGGACCCGCGCTGGACGGCCTCGATCGAGGCGCTGCTCGACGCGGTGGACACGTATGTGCCGATGCCGGAGCGGTATCTGGACGCGCCGTTCCTGTTGTCCGTCGAAAACGTGCTGACCATCACCGGGCGGGGGACCGTGGTCACCGGTGCGGTGGAGCGGGGCACGGTGCGGGTCGGGGACAAGGCCGAGGTGCTCGGGGCCGGCGTCGAGACGGTGGTCACGGGGCTGGAGACCTTCGGCAAGCCGATGGAGGAGGCGCAGGCCGGGGACAACGTGGCGCTGCTGCTGCGGGGGGTTCCCCGGGACGCTGTCCGGCGGGGGCACGTGGTGGCTGCGCCGGGGAGTGTGGTGCCGAGTCGCCGTTTCGCGGCGCGGGTGTATGTGCTGTCCGCGCGTGAGGGGGGTCGTACGACGCCGGTGTTGACCGGGTACCGGCCGCAGTTCTATATCCGCACGGCGGATGTGGTGGGGGACGTCGACCTCGGTGAGGCGGCTGTGGCGCGGCCCGGGGACACGGTGGTCATGACTGTGGAGTTGGGGCGGGAGGTGCCGTTGGAGCCGGGACTCGGGTTTGCCATTCGTGAGGGTGGGCGGACTGTGGGGGCCGGGACCGTGACCGTGGTGGGTTGA
- the galU gene encoding UTP--glucose-1-phosphate uridylyltransferase GalU, whose translation MIAPHLSTQVTHARRTVRTVRKAVVPAAGLGTRFLPATKATPKEMLPVVDKPAIQYVVEEAAAAGLDDVLMVTGRHKRAIEDHFDHAFELEQTLAAKGDTVRLDAVRDPARLASIHHIRQGDPLGLGHAVLCARRHVGDQPFAVLLGDDLIDPRETLLSRMLEVRDRRLGNVVALLEVPPEQIHLYGCAAVEPTGEEDVVRVTGLVEKPARQDAPSRYAVIGRYVLDPAVFGILERTPPGRGGEIQLTDALQELAAGGTVHGVVFKGLRYDTGDKADYLRTVVRLACDRPDLGPEFVAWLKAFVADLDGARPAQRDIAA comes from the coding sequence ATGATCGCCCCCCACCTTTCCACCCAGGTCACCCACGCCCGCCGCACCGTCCGCACCGTCCGCAAGGCGGTCGTCCCGGCCGCCGGTCTCGGCACCCGCTTCCTGCCCGCCACGAAGGCGACACCCAAGGAGATGCTGCCGGTCGTCGACAAGCCGGCCATCCAGTACGTCGTCGAGGAGGCGGCAGCGGCGGGACTGGACGACGTTTTGATGGTCACCGGCCGGCACAAGCGGGCCATCGAGGACCACTTCGACCACGCCTTCGAGCTGGAGCAGACTCTCGCGGCCAAGGGCGACACCGTGCGGCTGGACGCGGTGCGCGACCCGGCGCGGCTGGCGAGCATCCACCACATCCGGCAGGGCGACCCGCTCGGCCTCGGCCACGCCGTGCTGTGCGCCCGCCGGCACGTCGGCGACCAGCCCTTCGCGGTCCTCCTCGGCGACGACCTGATCGACCCGCGCGAGACCCTGCTCAGCCGGATGCTCGAGGTCCGCGACCGCCGGCTCGGCAACGTGGTCGCCCTGCTGGAGGTCCCGCCGGAGCAGATCCACCTCTACGGCTGCGCGGCCGTGGAACCGACCGGCGAGGAGGACGTCGTCCGCGTCACCGGCCTGGTCGAGAAGCCGGCCCGGCAGGACGCGCCGAGCCGCTACGCCGTCATCGGGCGCTACGTCCTCGACCCTGCCGTCTTCGGCATCCTCGAGCGCACCCCGCCGGGCCGGGGCGGCGAGATCCAGCTGACGGACGCCCTCCAGGAACTGGCCGCGGGCGGCACGGTGCACGGAGTCGTCTTCAAGGGCCTGCGCTACGACACCGGCGACAAGGCCGACTACCTGCGCACGGTGGTCCGGCTGGCCTGCGACCGGCCCGACCTGGGGCCGGAGTTCGTGGCCTGGCTCAAGGCGTTCGTCGCGGACCTCGACGGCGCGCGCCCCGCGCAGCGGGACATCGCGGCCTGA